A genome region from Nocardioides cynanchi includes the following:
- the ffh gene encoding signal recognition particle protein, protein MFATLSDRLADTFKNLRGKGRLSEADIDATAREIRIALLEADVALPVVRQFVDAVKERARGEEVSGALNPAQQVIKIVDEELVAILGGETRRLRYAKTAPTVIMLAGLQGAGKTTLAAKLALWLKEQGKQPVLVAADLQRPNAVNQLQVNGERAGVPVFAPEPGNGVGDPVEVARSSIEEARRKLYDVVIVDTAGRLGVDADMMQQAADIRDAVSPDEILFVVDAMIGQDAVTTAQAFLDGVGYDGVVLTKLDGDARGGAALSIASLTGKPVMFASSGEKLSDFDVFHPDRMASRILDMGDVMTLIEQAEKSFDQEQALKAANKLSGQGGEFTLDDFLEQMQQVRKLGSMSKIMGMLPGMGQYRDQLENFDEREIDRLQAIIQSMTPAERANPKMIDGSRRARIARGSGRQVSDVNSLVDRFFEARKMMMSFAKGGGMPGLPGMPGMAGGGKRGKAKQAAKNKQGKGRRVSGNPAKAAAAAQASKDKAPAASANPFGNPDGEDLDYEKAAAALDLPKDFSKFLK, encoded by the coding sequence TTGTTCGCCACGCTCTCCGACCGGCTCGCCGACACCTTCAAGAACCTCCGCGGCAAGGGCCGCCTCTCCGAGGCCGACATCGACGCGACCGCCCGTGAGATCCGGATCGCCCTGCTCGAGGCCGACGTCGCGCTGCCGGTGGTCCGCCAGTTCGTGGACGCGGTCAAGGAGCGGGCGCGGGGCGAAGAGGTCAGCGGTGCGCTGAACCCCGCCCAGCAGGTCATCAAGATCGTCGACGAGGAGCTGGTCGCGATCCTCGGCGGCGAGACCCGTCGTCTGCGCTACGCCAAGACGGCGCCGACCGTGATCATGCTGGCCGGCCTCCAGGGTGCCGGCAAGACGACCTTGGCCGCGAAGCTGGCGCTCTGGCTCAAGGAGCAGGGCAAGCAGCCGGTGCTGGTCGCCGCGGACCTCCAGCGCCCCAACGCCGTCAACCAGCTCCAGGTGAACGGCGAGCGGGCCGGTGTACCGGTCTTCGCCCCCGAGCCCGGCAACGGCGTCGGCGACCCGGTCGAGGTCGCCCGCAGCTCGATCGAGGAGGCCCGCCGCAAGCTGTACGACGTGGTGATCGTCGACACCGCCGGCCGGCTCGGCGTGGACGCCGACATGATGCAGCAGGCGGCCGACATCCGGGACGCGGTCAGCCCCGACGAGATCCTCTTCGTCGTCGACGCGATGATCGGCCAGGACGCCGTGACCACGGCCCAGGCCTTCCTCGACGGTGTCGGGTACGACGGCGTGGTCCTGACCAAGCTCGACGGCGACGCCCGCGGTGGTGCGGCGCTGTCGATCGCCAGCCTGACCGGCAAGCCGGTGATGTTCGCCAGCAGCGGCGAGAAACTCTCCGACTTCGACGTCTTCCACCCCGACCGGATGGCCTCACGGATCCTCGACATGGGTGACGTGATGACCCTGATCGAGCAGGCCGAGAAGTCCTTCGACCAGGAGCAGGCGCTCAAGGCCGCCAACAAGCTGAGCGGGCAGGGCGGTGAGTTCACCCTCGACGACTTCCTCGAGCAGATGCAGCAGGTCCGCAAGCTCGGCTCGATGTCGAAGATCATGGGGATGCTGCCCGGGATGGGCCAGTACCGCGACCAGCTGGAGAACTTCGACGAGCGCGAGATCGACCGGCTCCAGGCGATCATCCAGTCGATGACGCCGGCCGAGCGGGCCAACCCCAAGATGATCGACGGCTCGCGGCGGGCCCGGATCGCACGGGGCTCGGGGCGTCAGGTCTCCGACGTGAACAGCCTGGTCGACCGGTTCTTCGAGGCCCGCAAGATGATGATGTCGTTCGCCAAGGGTGGCGGCATGCCCGGCCTCCCGGGGATGCCGGGCATGGCCGGTGGCGGCAAGCGCGGCAAGGCCAAGCAGGCGGCCAAGAACAAGCAGGGCAAGGGCCGCCGCGTCTCCGGCAACCCCGCCAAGGCGGCGGCTGCTGCCCAGGCGAGCAAGGACAAGGCACCGGCCGCGTCGGCGAACCCGTTCGGCAACCCTGACGGCGAGGACCTCGACTACGAGAAGGCCGCGGCCGCGCTCGACCTGCCGAAGGACTTCTCGAAGTTCCTCAAGTGA
- a CDS encoding putative protein N(5)-glutamine methyltransferase, protein MKEPQLVAALRAAGCVFAEDEARLLIEEASSPGELMAWAARRMGGEPLEQIVGWAAFAGQRIAVAPGVFVPRRRSELLVTVAGRAPARVVVDLCCGTGALGAALAALWPAAEVYATDTDPAAVACARRNLPPERVLAGDLYAALPGDLQGRVDLLVVNAPYVPTDEIATMPPEARDHEHRVALDGGPDGLDVQRRVVAGAPEWLAPGGRLLVETSRGQADRTAALFGAAGFAAVVETDDDLAGTVVVGTRPVAL, encoded by the coding sequence GTGAAGGAGCCGCAGCTGGTCGCGGCCCTGCGCGCCGCGGGCTGCGTCTTCGCCGAGGACGAGGCGCGGCTGCTGATCGAGGAGGCGAGCTCGCCCGGCGAGCTGATGGCCTGGGCCGCCCGGCGGATGGGCGGGGAGCCGCTGGAGCAGATCGTCGGGTGGGCCGCGTTCGCCGGCCAGCGGATCGCGGTCGCCCCGGGGGTCTTCGTGCCGCGTCGGCGCTCCGAGCTGCTGGTGACCGTGGCCGGCCGGGCTCCGGCCCGGGTGGTCGTGGACCTGTGCTGCGGGACCGGCGCGCTCGGCGCTGCGCTGGCCGCCCTCTGGCCGGCGGCCGAGGTCTACGCGACCGACACCGACCCCGCGGCGGTCGCGTGCGCGCGACGCAACCTGCCGCCGGAGCGGGTCCTGGCCGGTGACCTGTACGCCGCGCTGCCGGGCGACCTGCAGGGGCGGGTCGACCTGCTGGTGGTCAACGCGCCGTACGTCCCGACCGACGAGATCGCGACCATGCCTCCCGAGGCCCGCGACCACGAGCACCGCGTCGCCCTCGACGGCGGGCCCGACGGTCTCGACGTGCAACGCCGGGTCGTTGCCGGGGCCCCGGAGTGGCTCGCCCCCGGCGGCCGGCTGCTGGTCGAGACGAGTCGTGGGCAGGCCGACCGCACGGCGGCACTGTTCGGGGCGGCCGGGTTCGCGGCCGTGGTCGAGACCGATGACGACCTCGCCGGCACCGTGGTGGTCGGCACCCGGCCCGTCGCCCTGTGA
- a CDS encoding DNA-3-methyladenine glycosylase family protein, with product MTTTATLAPATTIDWPVRGRFDLAQSIGFGFGGRPAARGSAMRLAFVVDGYDAHAGVGVTQLAPDVVRFEVVGGADPERVAAQAARVLSLDEDATGYDRMVDADPVLREAYARRPGLRPPLFSSAYEALVWAVLSARRPAARMAVVRERLARAHGQVLEVAGESVAAVPTPDQLLAVSDFPGIPEVALRRMHAIAAAARAGELDTEALRMGEVGEVGDRLRGFAGIGPFYSELVTVRALGHTDVLPTCEPRVLAATAARVGSPSLGLDDFAAIAEAWRPWRTWACVALRAAAS from the coding sequence ATGACGACGACCGCCACCCTCGCCCCGGCCACCACCATCGACTGGCCGGTCCGCGGCCGCTTCGACCTCGCCCAGTCCATCGGCTTCGGCTTCGGCGGCCGGCCCGCCGCCCGCGGGAGCGCGATGCGGCTCGCCTTCGTCGTCGACGGGTACGACGCCCACGCCGGCGTCGGGGTCACCCAGCTCGCGCCCGACGTCGTCCGCTTCGAGGTCGTCGGCGGCGCCGATCCCGAACGGGTGGCCGCCCAGGCCGCGCGGGTGCTCTCGCTCGACGAGGACGCCACCGGCTACGACCGGATGGTCGACGCCGACCCGGTGCTCCGGGAGGCCTACGCCCGGCGACCTGGGCTGCGGCCGCCGCTGTTCTCCTCGGCGTACGAGGCCCTGGTGTGGGCGGTGCTCTCCGCGCGCCGCCCAGCCGCCCGGATGGCCGTGGTCCGCGAACGGCTGGCTCGCGCCCACGGGCAGGTGCTCGAGGTCGCCGGCGAGTCGGTCGCGGCCGTGCCCACGCCCGACCAGCTGCTGGCCGTGTCCGACTTCCCGGGCATCCCGGAGGTCGCGCTCCGGCGGATGCACGCGATCGCTGCGGCCGCGCGCGCCGGTGAGCTCGACACCGAGGCGCTCCGGATGGGCGAGGTCGGCGAGGTCGGCGACCGGCTCCGGGGCTTCGCCGGGATCGGGCCGTTCTACTCCGAGCTGGTCACGGTGCGGGCGCTCGGCCACACCGACGTGCTGCCGACGTGCGAGCCACGGGTGCTGGCCGCGACCGCCGCCCGCGTCGGCAGCCCCTCGTTGGGCCTCGACGACTTCGCCGCGATCGCCGAGGCGTGGCGTCCCTGGCGGACCTGGGCCTGCGTGGCCCTCCGCGCCGCGGCGTCCTGA
- a CDS encoding NYN domain-containing protein: protein MTAVLVVDGANVVGARPDGWWKDRAGAARRLHEQLMTAEIDDDIVLVLEGAAKAGVRAGRDGHVTVVHAPQDGDAEIVRQAHRAADSGATVRVVTADRLLAARVAKAGPTVGPTWLLDQLD, encoded by the coding sequence GTGACCGCCGTGCTGGTCGTCGACGGCGCGAACGTCGTCGGCGCCCGGCCGGACGGCTGGTGGAAGGACCGCGCGGGTGCCGCCCGGCGCCTGCACGAGCAGCTGATGACCGCCGAGATCGACGACGACATCGTGCTGGTGCTCGAAGGTGCGGCCAAGGCCGGGGTCCGGGCCGGTCGCGACGGCCACGTGACCGTGGTCCACGCACCCCAGGACGGTGACGCCGAGATCGTGCGGCAGGCCCACCGGGCCGCCGACTCCGGGGCGACGGTGCGGGTGGTGACCGCCGACCGGCTGCTCGCCGCGCGGGTGGCCAAGGCCGGCCCCACCGTCGGCCCGACCTGGCTGCTCGACCAGCTGGACTGA
- a CDS encoding [protein-PII] uridylyltransferase, translated as MDRAGRTAAADELCVSAYAAAQAPETGCALVAVGGYGRGELAPYSDLDVVLVHEAAVGLGDAGERIWYPLWDSGAKLDHSVRSEQDVIEQADADVRVALGLLDVRHLAGDPNLTLRLRSSVLAHWRRTARSRLPALRELVAKRHALMGELAHLSVPDLKESEGGLRDATVLKALVATWLVDVPHVDLERSRRTLLDVRDALHGVAGRATDRVAPELWDDLADALDLEGADDAQRQVRQLGRRITHLSRLTWRRVDGVLARPSSGRRAELETVEPGVALSAGEVVLTRDARPADDPTLLLRAAAVAAERDLELAPATAARLVAECPALPEPWPPGARQALVRLLAAGTGLLPVWETLEETGALDAVLPEWERIRLLPHASAIHRFTVDRHVVETCREAARLIRGVARPDVLLVACLLHDIGKGGLTEHSVAGEPLARRIATRMGFDDDAVALVGLLVRHHLALVDTATTRDPADPATARQLADRLPDAEALSLLLALTEADARATAPQAWSSWRAGLVREVAARTATLLGEPATLLEGHQEVSVPREVRRRGAVSIQVEPAEGGARVTLLAPDRVGLLADAAALFALQRASVRSARAWSQDDIGVSVWDVADEHLDEAVLRNRFEAIVAGRVDPGARLRGDPSRIAPTVVVRPEASTRSTVIEVRTADRPGVVHQVCAALAALDLTVRSAHVDTLGPQAVDVFYVQEAHAGALSDTRAAEAAHGVREALS; from the coding sequence GTGGACAGGGCTGGACGGACCGCGGCGGCCGACGAGCTGTGCGTGTCGGCGTACGCCGCCGCGCAGGCGCCGGAGACCGGCTGCGCGCTGGTGGCCGTGGGCGGCTACGGCCGCGGTGAGCTCGCGCCGTACTCCGATCTCGACGTGGTCCTCGTGCACGAGGCGGCGGTCGGGCTGGGCGATGCCGGCGAGCGGATCTGGTACCCCCTGTGGGACTCCGGGGCGAAGCTCGACCACTCGGTCCGCAGCGAGCAGGACGTCATCGAGCAGGCCGACGCCGACGTGCGGGTCGCGCTGGGCCTGCTCGACGTGCGGCACCTGGCCGGCGACCCCAACCTGACCCTGCGGCTGCGCTCGTCGGTGCTCGCGCACTGGCGTCGCACGGCACGCAGCCGGCTGCCGGCGCTGCGCGAGCTGGTCGCCAAGCGGCATGCCCTGATGGGCGAGCTGGCGCACCTGTCGGTGCCCGACCTGAAGGAGTCCGAGGGCGGCCTGCGCGACGCCACGGTGCTCAAGGCCCTGGTCGCGACGTGGCTTGTCGACGTTCCCCACGTCGACCTGGAGCGGTCCCGCCGGACCCTGCTGGACGTGCGCGACGCGTTGCACGGGGTGGCCGGCCGGGCCACGGACCGGGTCGCACCCGAGCTGTGGGACGACCTGGCCGACGCGCTGGACCTCGAGGGCGCCGACGACGCCCAGCGGCAGGTCCGCCAGCTCGGCCGTCGGATCACCCATCTGTCCCGGCTCACCTGGCGACGGGTCGACGGCGTGCTGGCGCGGCCCAGCAGCGGCCGCCGTGCGGAGCTGGAGACGGTCGAGCCGGGAGTGGCGCTGTCGGCGGGGGAGGTCGTGCTGACCCGTGACGCACGGCCGGCCGACGACCCGACGCTGCTGCTCCGGGCGGCCGCCGTCGCGGCCGAGCGCGACCTGGAGCTGGCGCCGGCGACCGCGGCCCGGCTGGTCGCGGAGTGTCCGGCGCTGCCCGAGCCCTGGCCGCCGGGCGCCCGGCAGGCGCTGGTGCGGCTGCTGGCCGCGGGGACCGGGCTGCTCCCGGTGTGGGAGACCCTCGAGGAGACCGGGGCCCTCGACGCCGTACTCCCCGAGTGGGAGCGGATCCGGCTGCTCCCGCACGCGTCGGCGATCCACCGCTTCACCGTCGACCGGCACGTCGTCGAGACCTGCCGGGAGGCGGCCCGGCTGATCCGCGGGGTCGCCCGGCCCGACGTGCTGCTCGTGGCGTGCCTGCTGCACGACATCGGGAAGGGCGGGCTGACCGAGCACAGCGTCGCGGGGGAGCCGCTGGCACGCCGGATCGCGACCCGCATGGGCTTCGACGACGACGCCGTGGCCTTGGTCGGGCTGCTGGTCCGCCACCACCTGGCTCTCGTCGACACCGCGACGACCCGCGACCCTGCTGACCCGGCGACCGCTCGACAGCTCGCCGACCGGCTGCCGGACGCCGAGGCCCTGTCACTCCTCCTGGCCCTGACCGAGGCCGACGCAAGGGCCACCGCACCGCAGGCGTGGTCGTCGTGGCGGGCCGGCCTGGTCCGTGAGGTGGCGGCGCGCACCGCGACCCTGCTCGGGGAGCCGGCAACCCTGCTCGAGGGTCACCAGGAGGTGTCAGTCCCCCGGGAGGTACGACGTCGGGGAGCGGTGTCGATCCAGGTCGAGCCGGCCGAGGGGGGAGCCCGGGTGACGCTGCTCGCTCCCGACCGGGTGGGTCTGCTGGCCGACGCGGCCGCGCTGTTCGCGCTCCAGCGGGCCTCGGTCCGCTCCGCCCGGGCCTGGTCGCAGGACGACATCGGCGTCTCGGTCTGGGACGTCGCCGACGAGCACCTCGACGAGGCGGTCCTGCGCAACCGGTTCGAGGCGATCGTGGCCGGCCGGGTCGACCCCGGTGCCCGGCTGCGGGGCGACCCGTCCCGGATCGCGCCGACCGTCGTCGTACGCCCGGAGGCCTCGACCCGCTCCACCGTGATCGAGGTGCGCACCGCCGACCGCCCGGGCGTGGTCCACCAGGTCTGCGCCGCGCTGGCCGCCCTCGACCTGACCGTCCGCTCGGCCCACGTCGACACCCTCGGACCCCAGGCGGTCGACGTCTTCTACGTCCAGGAGGCGCACGCCGGGGCGCTGTCCGACACCCGGGCCGCGGAGGCCGCGCACGGGGTGCGCGAGGCGCTCTCCTGA
- a CDS encoding RNA-binding protein, translated as MLAEALEHLVRGVVEHPDDVIVRDKQTRRGPLLEVRVHPDDLGKVIGRSGRTATAFRTVISALAGREGSRIDFVDVDRVR; from the coding sequence GTGCTCGCCGAGGCGCTGGAGCACCTGGTCCGTGGCGTCGTGGAGCATCCGGACGACGTCATCGTGCGCGACAAGCAGACGCGTCGTGGCCCGCTGCTCGAGGTCCGGGTCCACCCCGACGACCTCGGCAAGGTGATCGGGCGCAGCGGCCGCACGGCCACGGCGTTCCGCACCGTGATCTCGGCCCTGGCCGGGCGCGAGGGCTCGCGGATCGACTTCGTGGACGTCGACCGCGTGCGCTGA
- a CDS encoding ROK family transcriptional regulator gives MPGRSLAQLRGSNLRAVTALLASGGPQSRADLARGSGLSRTTVSSLVSELLESGLVVETSERGTPHKGGSGRPPLLVALALRPGGVAGVDIGHGHVRVAVSDRAARIRAEVDVVTDADPQGSTTLDLAADLVRQVAAEAGTPMSELLVVGLCVPGPIHRRSARVDHAVLPGWHELAPADELAQRLGLPVVVDNDANLGAMAEHQHGAARGETDVLYVKLASGVGAGLILGGRLHHGVAGLAGEVGHVLAREHGDVCRCGSRGCLETEVSTSRLLDLLRPVYGVGLDLPGLLALDARGETAVRRVLTDAGQTVGRVLAGVCTTLNPGMLVVGGSLGASPTLVESIRAGVDRYAHPEAAASVTVVSGRFGGRAEVMGALALAIGRAAEVAA, from the coding sequence GTGCCCGGACGCTCTCTCGCCCAGCTGCGCGGCAGCAACCTGCGCGCGGTCACCGCGCTCCTGGCCTCGGGCGGGCCGCAGAGCCGGGCCGACCTCGCCCGGGGCTCGGGGCTGTCGCGAACCACGGTCTCCAGCCTGGTCTCCGAGCTGCTGGAGAGCGGCCTGGTGGTCGAGACCTCCGAGCGGGGTACTCCGCACAAGGGCGGGAGCGGGCGGCCGCCCCTGCTGGTGGCGCTCGCGCTGCGCCCGGGCGGTGTGGCGGGCGTGGACATCGGGCACGGACACGTCCGGGTAGCGGTCTCGGACCGCGCCGCCCGGATCCGAGCCGAGGTCGACGTGGTCACCGACGCCGACCCCCAGGGCAGCACCACCCTGGACCTGGCCGCCGACCTGGTCCGGCAGGTGGCGGCCGAGGCCGGCACCCCGATGTCGGAGCTGCTGGTGGTCGGGCTGTGCGTCCCCGGACCGATCCACCGACGCTCGGCGCGCGTGGACCACGCGGTGCTCCCGGGCTGGCACGAGCTGGCGCCGGCCGACGAGCTCGCGCAGCGGCTCGGCCTTCCGGTGGTCGTGGACAACGACGCCAACCTCGGCGCGATGGCCGAGCACCAGCACGGCGCCGCACGGGGCGAGACCGACGTGCTCTACGTCAAGCTCGCCAGCGGCGTCGGCGCCGGGCTGATCCTCGGCGGCCGGCTGCACCATGGGGTGGCCGGGCTGGCCGGCGAGGTCGGCCACGTCCTGGCACGGGAGCACGGCGACGTGTGCCGGTGCGGAAGCCGCGGCTGCCTCGAGACCGAGGTGTCGACGAGCCGGCTGCTCGACCTGCTCCGGCCGGTCTACGGAGTCGGGCTCGACCTGCCCGGGCTGCTGGCCCTCGACGCCCGCGGCGAGACCGCCGTACGTCGGGTGCTCACCGACGCCGGTCAGACGGTCGGGCGGGTGCTGGCGGGGGTCTGCACGACGCTCAACCCCGGGATGCTCGTGGTCGGTGGCTCGCTCGGCGCCTCCCCGACACTGGTCGAGTCGATCCGGGCCGGCGTCGACCGCTACGCCCACCCCGAAGCGGCCGCGTCGGTCACCGTGGTGTCCGGGCGCTTCGGTGGGCGGGCCGAGGTGATGGGGGCGCTGGCCCTGGCGATCGGCCGGGCGGCGGAGGTCGCTGCCTGA
- a CDS encoding ammonium transporter: MDGYYAWMIVATAFVLMMTTPALALFYGGMTRSKSVLNMMMMSYVSLAVVGIVFVLWGWSEGWGGDGIGNGNGKLFANPFSMFGLSGVSHGNYIYVLFQLTFAVITAALISGAIADRVKLSSWIVFLPIWVTLCYFPIAHNVWGGGWFYSKFANLDYAGGTVVHINAGIAGGVLALIIGKRVGFMRDPMKPHNLTLTMIGAGLLWFGWYGFNVGSIVFTSDALSSPAKFSAQFYSETGVTFMNTTVATMAAMLAWLLMERIMHGKATSLGAASGVVAGLVAITPACGAVNTLGALIVGAVAGAGCAYAVGLKYKFGLDDSLDVVGVHLVGGILGCVLIGFVGTDKSPQGVDGLFGTMNGLFYGGNATLLGHQVLGVLFTVVWTGVLTTVIGLAIKYTIGWRVSEDEEIDGIDFAEHGESAYDLDGRSGSVLGGSTGVLAPAHAAAPSTSTEGAMA, translated from the coding sequence ATGGACGGCTACTACGCCTGGATGATCGTGGCGACAGCCTTCGTCCTGATGATGACCACGCCGGCGCTCGCACTGTTCTACGGCGGCATGACCCGCTCGAAGTCCGTCCTCAACATGATGATGATGTCCTACGTCTCGCTCGCGGTCGTCGGCATCGTGTTCGTCCTGTGGGGATGGTCCGAGGGCTGGGGCGGCGACGGCATCGGGAACGGCAACGGCAAGCTCTTCGCCAACCCGTTCAGCATGTTCGGCCTCTCGGGGGTCTCGCACGGCAACTACATCTACGTGCTCTTCCAGCTCACCTTCGCGGTGATCACGGCGGCGCTGATCTCGGGCGCGATCGCCGACCGGGTGAAGCTCTCCTCCTGGATCGTCTTCCTGCCGATCTGGGTCACACTCTGCTACTTCCCGATCGCCCACAACGTGTGGGGCGGCGGCTGGTTCTACTCGAAGTTCGCCAACCTGGACTACGCCGGGGGCACGGTCGTGCACATCAACGCCGGCATCGCGGGCGGCGTGCTGGCGCTGATCATCGGCAAGCGGGTCGGCTTCATGCGCGACCCGATGAAGCCGCACAACCTGACCCTCACCATGATCGGCGCGGGCCTGCTGTGGTTCGGCTGGTACGGCTTCAACGTCGGCTCGATCGTCTTCACCTCGGACGCGCTGAGCAGCCCGGCGAAGTTCTCCGCGCAGTTCTACAGCGAGACCGGCGTGACGTTCATGAACACGACGGTGGCCACGATGGCGGCGATGCTCGCCTGGCTGCTGATGGAGCGGATCATGCACGGCAAGGCGACCTCCCTCGGCGCGGCCTCGGGCGTCGTGGCCGGGCTGGTGGCGATCACGCCCGCCTGCGGTGCGGTGAACACGCTCGGTGCGCTGATCGTCGGTGCGGTCGCCGGCGCGGGCTGCGCCTACGCGGTCGGCCTCAAGTACAAGTTCGGGCTCGACGACTCGCTCGACGTCGTCGGCGTCCACCTGGTCGGTGGCATCCTCGGCTGCGTGCTGATCGGCTTCGTCGGGACCGACAAGTCGCCCCAGGGCGTCGACGGTCTCTTCGGGACCATGAACGGCCTGTTCTACGGCGGCAACGCGACCCTGCTGGGCCACCAGGTCCTCGGGGTCCTGTTCACCGTGGTCTGGACCGGCGTGCTCACGACCGTGATCGGCCTGGCCATCAAGTACACGATCGGCTGGCGGGTCAGCGAGGACGAGGAGATCGACGGCATCGACTTCGCCGAGCACGGCGAGTCCGCCTACGACCTCGACGGCCGGTCGGGCTCGGTGCTGGGCGGCAGCACCGGCGTCCTGGCACCCGCGCACGCGGCAGCCCCCTCCACCTCCACCGAAGGAGCCATGGCATGA
- a CDS encoding P-II family nitrogen regulator, which translates to MKLITAVIKPHKWEEVREALETFGVTGMTVSEVSGYGRQKGHTEVYRGAEYDIALVPKIRIEIVVDDGDAEDIVGIVQKTAQTGRIGDGKVWVSPVDTVVRVRTGDRDSAAI; encoded by the coding sequence ATGAAGCTCATCACCGCGGTGATCAAGCCGCACAAGTGGGAAGAGGTCCGCGAGGCCCTCGAGACCTTCGGGGTCACCGGCATGACCGTCTCGGAGGTCAGCGGCTACGGCCGGCAGAAGGGCCACACCGAGGTGTACCGCGGCGCCGAGTACGACATCGCCTTGGTGCCCAAGATCCGGATCGAGATCGTCGTGGACGACGGCGACGCCGAGGACATCGTCGGCATCGTGCAGAAGACGGCGCAGACCGGCCGGATCGGGGACGGCAAGGTCTGGGTCAGCCCGGTCGACACGGTCGTCCGGGTGCGCACCGGTGACCGTGACAGCGCGGCCATCTGA
- a CDS encoding GtrA family protein: MSTTRTETLSRTRRNAAQFVRFALVGGTGVVVNLVALVIVKRLGPDPEVALFALRPTSFHVRWYHLYSTAAFVVANLWNFQLNRSWTFRSGKHARWVKEYWPFFAVGLLGQAIGLVLLTLLMHHGSPLSLPTDPLDDSSGLRTRLYWAQLIVIVVVTPLSFVLNKLWTFAAVRTRHLDAVPIHPIAEQELEQLGVEKPGQVD, from the coding sequence GTGAGCACGACCCGGACCGAGACACTGAGCCGGACCCGCAGGAACGCCGCGCAGTTCGTGCGGTTCGCCCTGGTCGGGGGCACCGGGGTGGTCGTGAACCTCGTGGCGCTGGTGATCGTGAAGCGGCTCGGCCCGGACCCGGAGGTGGCGCTGTTCGCACTGCGGCCGACCAGCTTCCACGTGAGGTGGTACCACCTCTACTCCACGGCCGCCTTCGTGGTCGCGAACCTCTGGAACTTCCAGCTCAACCGGTCGTGGACGTTCCGCAGCGGCAAGCACGCCCGCTGGGTCAAGGAGTACTGGCCGTTCTTCGCGGTCGGCCTGCTCGGCCAGGCGATCGGGCTGGTGCTGCTGACCCTGCTGATGCACCACGGGTCGCCGTTGTCGCTGCCCACCGACCCACTGGACGACAGCTCGGGTCTGCGCACCCGGCTGTACTGGGCACAGCTGATCGTGATTGTCGTGGTGACGCCCCTGTCGTTCGTGCTCAACAAGCTCTGGACGTTCGCCGCCGTGCGGACCCGTCACCTCGACGCCGTACCGATCCACCCGATCGCCGAGCAGGAGCTCGAGCAGCTCGGTGTGGAGAAGCCCGGCCAGGTCGACTGA
- a CDS encoding amidohydrolase family protein — protein sequence MTLRFRGPVLPDGEVRDLYVVDGRVTLEPVAGAETAAEGWIVPGLVDAHCHIGLDEHGAVDEATIEQQARDDRDAGALLLRDCGSPADTRWVQERDDLPRLIRCGRHLARTRRYIRNYAHEVEPDDLPGWVAREAQAGDGWVKLVGDWISREEGDLAPSFPAEAFAAAIATAHEHGARVTAHCFGETVLPELIEAGIDCIEHGTGLTTDLVETMAARGTALVPTAVQLNNFPGYADAGRERFPSYADHMLALYESRRETIMAAYDAGVPIFAGTDAGGVLPHGGIADEVAELAAYGMPAEYALGAASWRAREWLGWNATLDEGAPADFVVYPRDPVADLSVLREPSAVVLRGRVV from the coding sequence ATGACCTTGAGGTTCCGCGGCCCGGTGCTGCCCGACGGCGAGGTGCGCGACCTGTACGTCGTCGACGGGCGGGTCACCCTCGAGCCGGTCGCCGGCGCGGAGACCGCTGCGGAGGGCTGGATCGTGCCCGGCCTGGTCGACGCGCACTGCCACATCGGACTCGACGAGCACGGCGCGGTCGACGAGGCGACCATCGAGCAGCAGGCCCGCGACGACCGCGACGCCGGCGCCCTGCTGCTGCGCGACTGCGGCTCGCCGGCCGACACCCGCTGGGTGCAGGAGCGCGACGACCTGCCGCGGCTGATCCGCTGCGGTCGCCACCTGGCCCGGACCCGTCGCTACATCCGCAACTACGCCCACGAGGTCGAGCCCGACGACCTGCCCGGCTGGGTCGCCCGCGAGGCGCAGGCCGGCGACGGCTGGGTCAAGCTGGTGGGTGACTGGATCTCCCGCGAGGAGGGCGACCTGGCGCCGTCGTTCCCGGCCGAGGCCTTCGCCGCCGCCATCGCGACGGCGCACGAGCACGGCGCCCGGGTCACCGCGCACTGCTTCGGCGAGACCGTGCTGCCCGAGCTGATCGAGGCGGGCATCGACTGCATCGAGCACGGCACCGGCCTGACCACCGACCTGGTCGAGACGATGGCCGCGCGGGGGACGGCGCTGGTGCCGACCGCGGTGCAGCTGAACAACTTCCCCGGCTACGCCGACGCCGGGCGTGAGCGGTTCCCGTCGTACGCCGACCACATGCTGGCTCTGTACGAGAGTCGCCGCGAGACGATCATGGCGGCCTACGACGCCGGCGTACCGATCTTCGCCGGCACCGACGCCGGCGGCGTGCTGCCGCACGGCGGCATCGCCGACGAGGTGGCCGAGCTGGCGGCGTACGGCATGCCGGCCGAGTACGCGCTCGGCGCCGCCAGCTGGCGGGCGCGCGAGTGGCTCGGCTGGAACGCGACCCTCGACGAGGGCGCGCCCGCCGACTTCGTGGTCTACCCCCGCGACCCCGTCGCCGATCTCTCGGTGCTGCGCGAGCCGTCCGCCGTGGTGCTCCGCGGGCGAGTGGTGTGA